The stretch of DNA TTCGCCGAACATGGACTCCACCGCGTGGACGCGCCGCCGGCGCTGCTGTCGCAATTCCAGCACATGCTCGATGATCCCGATGCGCAACAGTTTCTTATGTTCAACGAGCACGAGGGCGTTGTCTACTTCAATCGTGAACAACTGGAGGATTTGCTTCGCGCATTCGGCGACGTTCGCGCACCCGCGTTCGAGCGGATTCACCATGCCGAAGCCCGGGGTGTCGCGCTGGAAGAGGAACGCGCTGCGCGGCAGGCCCTTCTCGATGCGGCCGCGTTCGGTGGCTATCGCGTTGAGCGGCTGCGGGAGTTCATCGACGAGCAGATTGAAGACGGCGAGGTTTGAAAGATGAAACGACGTGATTTCGTTCGTCGCGTAAGCCTGCTCGGACTTCTTGGCGCACTCGGGCCTCGTCACTCGGCAGGCGCGGCGGAGACGTCCAATGCGGGCAAAAAGCCTCGCCGCTACGTTGACGTTCACACCCACATCACGCAACGGTTTGGCGAGAAGCCGCCCTTGTCGGCAAGCGAACTCGTACGGTGGATGGACTCCGCGGAGATTGAAATCGCATTTGTTCTGCCGCTGGTCAATCCGGAGTCGTGGGACCACTTGATATCCGTCGAGTACGTGCTGCGCGAGACCGAACCGTACCGCGATCGGTTGGTGCCATCGTGCTGCATCGACCCGCGCGCGAACTACCTCAATTCGCTCGAGGCGAAGGTGAAACATCTGAAGCGGTACATCGACGCGGGCGTGAAGGGGTACGGCGAACACAAATGCGGCGTGAACATCGATGATCCACGCAACATCGAAGTGTTCGCGGCGGCGGCAGAGTTGAGGCTGCCCATCCTGTTCCATCTCGACAACGTACGGAATATGGACAGGCCGGGATTGCCGGGCTTGGCAAAAGTGCTCGAAGCCGTGCCGAACGGCATCTTCATCGGCCACGCGAACGGCTGGTGGGCAAGCATCTCCGGCGATGCGACGCAACAGGATTTTGGCGCCTACCCGAACCGCAAGACAACTCCGGGCGGCGCGATAGACGCGTTAATGGATCGATTTCCGAACATATACGGGGACTTGAGCGCGGGCAGCGGATCGAACGCGATCTTGCGCGACGTCGAGTTCGGAAAAGAGTTTCTTGTGAGGCGCGCAGACAGGCTCATGTTCGGGACGGACTATCTGATGCCGGGTCAACACGTGCCGCAATTGAGCATGTATCGGGAGATTGAGCTGCCCGTGGAAGCGCAGGAAAAAATATTCCGGAGAAACGCCGAACGGCTGTTCGGAATCTCACTGAACAATTAGCCGCGAGAGCACCCAACGAGTGCAAAGAAAGTATCGATCATCCAACACGATCGATCACCTCCGTGAGCGACTGAATCGTCGTTCCATCGGAATCACCGGCACCCTTCCGATCGATATGTAGACCCCGAAGGCCCGCGTTTTGAGCAGCGCGCACATCGTCGTCGAGGGAATCACCAATGTGGAGGACTTCGTGCGTGAGCAAGCCAAGGCGTGCGACGGCCTGTAGAAAGATTTCCGGAGACGGCTTGCTCACGCCCGCTTCAGCGGACGTAAGGATGAACTGAAAACGGTTGGCGACTCCCATCGCGTGCATTAATCGCGGGAGGCGCGAGTCCCAATTCGACACGATGGCAATGGGGATGCCGCGGTCGCGCAACGCGTCGAGAGCCGGCATAACGTCACCGTACAGTCGCCAAACCTCGGGTTCTTCAAACCGCAGGTAGAGCGATTCGAAGAAAGTCTCAAAACCATCGCCGAACGAATCCAGACCCACGGCGTCGTCGAATACCCGCTCTACCAGCTTCCGCCACCATTCGCGCTCGATTGCCTCGGACGTGTGGAACGGAGACGTGCCGTCCGCGTAGGGGCGAAGTTCCCGCCACACCTTGCGGAACACGGCGCTAAGCGATTCGGTTGCTGCGCTCACCCCGAAGCGTTCGGCTTCCCGCGCATATATTTCGCCGACGGATGGATACACGTGCAGAAGTGTGCCCGCAGCGTCAAAGAAAACGGCTCGAACCATCGTCCGACTATACCACGGAAGATCGGGAACCGCACCAGGCAATACGTGTGGCCGAATGGGCCTCGTTGACTTCGCCGACGGCTACGCAAGCCATGTTGGCGCTGCGTCCTGTACGGGACGCGACTGCATTCGCCCGTGCGGACAGATTGTTGGGGGGTTAATCCGGCACGCAGCACATACGGTCCGAATGCCAGCTTCTCCGTGATGGAAGAATCGGACATCCCACAGCGTACATGCGGCCGCCTTTTTATCCGTTTAGCTCCTTGATCTTGTCTTCGATTAACTTGCGAATCTCCGCGAGACGCTCCGGGTTCTCCGCTTCGCACCGCATAACGAGAACCGGCGACGTGTTTGACGCGCGCACGAGGCCCCAGCCGTCGTCAAACTCGATGCGCGCGCCGTCGATGGTATTCACGTTCAACTTCAGTTCGTTTTTGAAGTAGTGGGTCGCCGCTTTCACGATGTCGAACTTTTTCGCCTCCGTCGTTTCGATCCGCACCTCGGGCGTGTTGTACATCTTGGGCACGTTTGCAAAATGTTCGGATAACGGTTTCTTGCTCGCGGCGACGATCTCCAGCAGGCGCGCCCCCGCGTAAATCGCGTCGTCGAAGCCGTACCAGCGGTGCTTGAAAAACATGTGCCCGCTCATTTCGCCGGCGAGCTGCGACTTGTGCTTCTTCATCGCCGCCTTGATGAGCGAATGCCCCGTCTTCCACATCACCGGCTTCCCGCCGTGCTTCGCAATGTCCGCGTACAACGTGCGCGAACTTTTCACCTCCCCGATAATCGTCGCCTTCGGTTTCGCCTTCAGCACGGCGCGCGCGAACAGGATCAGCAACTGGTCGCCAAAAATCACATTGCCCGTCTCGTCCACCGCCCCGATTCGGTCGGTGTCGCCGTCGTACGCGATGCCCAGGTCGGCCTTGGCGCTCCGGACCTTCGCGATGAGGTCCTTGAGGTTCTCCGGGACCGTCGGGTCGGGATGATGGTTCGGGAACGTCCCGTCCACGTCGCAATACAGTGGAATGACTTTGCAGCCCAGTTGCTTGTACAACGGCACGCCGACCGGGCCGCCCGTGCCGTTGCCGCCATCTAGCACCACCTTCAGTTTGCGCTTGAGCTTGATATCGCCCGCGACGCGCTTCAGATATTTCGGCACAATGTCCATCCGCGTGATCGTCACCGGGCCGCCCTTGCCCCGCGGAAACTTCCCCGCCTGGGCGATCTTCATCAACTTCTGGATGTCATGACCGTGAATGGTCGACTCTCCGACGGCCACCTTCATTCCGTTGTATTCTTTCGGGTTGTGGCTCGCCGTGATCATCACACCGCCGTCTACCGGCAGTGTGAACAGTCCGAAGTACAACAACCCCGTCGGCACTTCGCCGATATCGATTACGTTGACCCCGCACGACGTAATGCCCTCGATCAGCGCGTTCGCGTACGCTTTCGACGTGACGCGCCCGTCACGCCCCACCACCAGGCATTTCTTCTTCAGCTTGCCCTTCATGAATGCGCAGACCGCCCTGCCAACCGTTTCGTACGTCGTCTCGTCGAGGTCTTTGCCTGCGATGCCGCGAATGTCGTACTCGCGGAAAATATGCGGATGGATTTGCATTGAAAACTCCCTGAAAACGTGCTTTGGACCCCAAACAACGGCGAAAGCGTAGCAAGCATCGCGCGGTTGCCGCAACGTATGCGGCATCCCAAGAAACGCGCGCGGCGCGAGAGCGATACTGACCTCTCGCGCCGCGCGGGTCTATTGCGACGGCAAACGTGTTGCCAGGTTAGGTCAGGTTGTAGCCCGCCTCGTTGTGACCCGTCGTATCGAGACCTTCGGTCTCCGCCGCCTCGTCCACGCGCAGACCAACAATGAGATCAACGACCTTGTACAGGATGGCGGACACGATACCGCAATATAGGATCGTCACAGCGCATGTAATGGCCTGTGTCGTCATCTGCGGCCCAAAGCCCGGGTACGCCGCGTACGTCCCGCCCAACGCCGGGTTCGCGAACACGCCGGTCAGCATCGCGCCGACAAGTCCGCCAACACCGTGGACACCGAACGCATCGAGCGAGTCGTCGTATCCAAGCGCCTTCTTCACACTAGTGGCAGCGATAAAGCACACCACCGAGACTATGACGCCGATTGCGAGCGCGCCAATGGGGCCCGCGGTTCCGGATGCAGGTGTGATTGCGACAAGGCCGGCGACGGCGCCGGTGATTGCGCCCAACGCGCTCGGCTTGCCGTGCTTGATCCATTCAATCACCATCCAGGTAAAGGCCGCCGTTGCCGCGCAGATGTGCGTAACAAGCATCGCCATGCCCGCCGTGCCGTTCGCAGCCACCGCGCTGCCGGCATTGAACCCGAACCACCCAACCCACAGCATGCCGGCGCCGGTCACCGCCATCGTCATGTTGTGCGGCATCATCGGGGTCGTCGGATATCCCCTGCGTTTGCCGACCATAAGCGCGCCCACAAGTGCCGCGATTCCCGCGTTAATGTGAACGACAGTACCACCGGCGAAATCAAGCGCGCCCATGTCGAAGAACCACGCCCCCGCGCCGCCCCACACCATGTGGGCAATCGGGCTATACACGAAGACCGACCACAGGCAGCAGAACAGCAGCACCGCGGAAAACTTCATGCGCTCGGCGAAAGCGCCGATGATCAGTGCGGGCGTAATGATTGCAAACGTGCTCTGGAACGCGATGAACACGGTCTCCGGAATGGTGAGCGTCAAGGAATCGACCCCCACACCCTTCAAGAAAAGCTTGCCGAAGCCGCCAACATACTTGTTCATCGAGCCTGTCGTATCGAATGCGATCGAGTACCCAACGATCACCCAAAGCACCGTGATTGCAGCCGTAATCGCGAAACACTGCATCAGGATCGACAACACGTTCTTCGACCGCACCAGGCCGCCGTAGAACAGCGACAGCCCCGGAATCGTCATGAACAACACCAGCGCCATCGAGGTCAACATCCACGCCGTGTCACCGCTATTCAGTTCCGGCGCCGGTGCCGGTGCGGCCGCCTCTTCCGTAGCCACCTCGTCTGCCGGAGCCGCATCCGTGGCGGCGGCGTCCGCTGGCGGGTCCTGCGCAAGCGCGGGCAACGCCACAAAGGTCATCATCATCAGAAGGACCGCGACGAGCAGGCCCCCCGTTAATGTCGTCCCCAGTTTCAACCCAAACAATCGCATTTCGTGTCTCCTTAAACATGCCCGCTGATCGCGCCACCCGCGTTCAGGGCTCCCGTTACCGGCGGCACCGCGTCACCACCCGGGACCGCCGCCTTTCGTTCAGTTCCTACGCACCCGACAGGACCTAGCTCACGACCACGTCGCCCGACTCGCCCGTACGGATTCGCACCGCCTCGTCGATCGTCGACACAAATATCTTTCCGTCGCCAATCTTGCCGGTCGTCGCCGCCTTCGCAATCGTGTCCACGACCTGCTTGGCCTTTTCGTCCGGCACCACAATCTCCAACTTCACTTTCGGCAGGAACTCCACGACGTATTCCGCGCCGCGGTACAGTTCCTTATGGCCTTTCTGGCGGCCGAAGCCCTTCACTTCGGTCACCGTCAACCCTTGGACGCCAATCCCTCCAAGGGCCTCCTTCACTTCATCCAGCTTGAACGGTTTGATAATCGCCTCTACCTTTCGCACGGCAAAGCTCTCCACTTCGTAAGTTGCGGGTTTGCCCGAGTATCGTCCCTAGTGGAAACGCCCGGAATGTCGTGCACGACATGTTTGACGCCCGGTACAGCAACGGCTGTGCCAATGTGAAAAATGAGTTAGGCCATCAGGACTCCGCGCCGTTGTCTAAGTTCCTGTATTTAGTAGCCTTTCGAGCTTTGACAAATTCCTCAACGTAAACGTAGATACCGTTGCTCACCATGACGAAACTGTAGCTGCACATCGCAGACCCTACATTCACGTATGATTTTCTATCCCGCACGACTTGTGGCCCTCGCGACCGAACACCCATCTGCGAGCGGAGTCAACCAACGCCAATCCATGTCCATAAAACATGCCTATTGACTTGGACGACTACTTTATGTATTCTTCACCTGTTGAACGTGATATCGATTGTCATGTAACGCGGTGA from Candidatus Hydrogenedentota bacterium encodes:
- a CDS encoding amidohydrolase family protein; translated protein: MKRRDFVRRVSLLGLLGALGPRHSAGAAETSNAGKKPRRYVDVHTHITQRFGEKPPLSASELVRWMDSAEIEIAFVLPLVNPESWDHLISVEYVLRETEPYRDRLVPSCCIDPRANYLNSLEAKVKHLKRYIDAGVKGYGEHKCGVNIDDPRNIEVFAAAAELRLPILFHLDNVRNMDRPGLPGLAKVLEAVPNGIFIGHANGWWASISGDATQQDFGAYPNRKTTPGGAIDALMDRFPNIYGDLSAGSGSNAILRDVEFGKEFLVRRADRLMFGTDYLMPGQHVPQLSMYREIELPVEAQEKIFRRNAERLFGISLNN
- a CDS encoding ammonium transporter, which produces MTFVALPALAQDPPADAAATDAAPADEVATEEAAAPAPAPELNSGDTAWMLTSMALVLFMTIPGLSLFYGGLVRSKNVLSILMQCFAITAAITVLWVIVGYSIAFDTTGSMNKYVGGFGKLFLKGVGVDSLTLTIPETVFIAFQSTFAIITPALIIGAFAERMKFSAVLLFCCLWSVFVYSPIAHMVWGGAGAWFFDMGALDFAGGTVVHINAGIAALVGALMVGKRRGYPTTPMMPHNMTMAVTGAGMLWVGWFGFNAGSAVAANGTAGMAMLVTHICAATAAFTWMVIEWIKHGKPSALGAITGAVAGLVAITPASGTAGPIGALAIGVIVSVVCFIAATSVKKALGYDDSLDAFGVHGVGGLVGAMLTGVFANPALGGTYAAYPGFGPQMTTQAITCAVTILYCGIVSAILYKVVDLIVGLRVDEAAETEGLDTTGHNEAGYNLT
- a CDS encoding HAD-IA family hydrolase; this encodes MVRAVFFDAAGTLLHVYPSVGEIYAREAERFGVSAATESLSAVFRKVWRELRPYADGTSPFHTSEAIEREWWRKLVERVFDDAVGLDSFGDGFETFFESLYLRFEEPEVWRLYGDVMPALDALRDRGIPIAIVSNWDSRLPRLMHAMGVANRFQFILTSAEAGVSKPSPEIFLQAVARLGLLTHEVLHIGDSLDDDVRAAQNAGLRGLHIDRKGAGDSDGTTIQSLTEVIDRVG
- a CDS encoding P-II family nitrogen regulator yields the protein MRKVEAIIKPFKLDEVKEALGGIGVQGLTVTEVKGFGRQKGHKELYRGAEYVVEFLPKVKLEIVVPDEKAKQVVDTIAKAATTGKIGDGKIFVSTIDEAVRIRTGESGDVVVS
- a CDS encoding phosphomannomutase/phosphoglucomutase: MHPHIFREYDIRGIAGKDLDETTYETVGRAVCAFMKGKLKKKCLVVGRDGRVTSKAYANALIEGITSCGVNVIDIGEVPTGLLYFGLFTLPVDGGVMITASHNPKEYNGMKVAVGESTIHGHDIQKLMKIAQAGKFPRGKGGPVTITRMDIVPKYLKRVAGDIKLKRKLKVVLDGGNGTGGPVGVPLYKQLGCKVIPLYCDVDGTFPNHHPDPTVPENLKDLIAKVRSAKADLGIAYDGDTDRIGAVDETGNVIFGDQLLILFARAVLKAKPKATIIGEVKSSRTLYADIAKHGGKPVMWKTGHSLIKAAMKKHKSQLAGEMSGHMFFKHRWYGFDDAIYAGARLLEIVAASKKPLSEHFANVPKMYNTPEVRIETTEAKKFDIVKAATHYFKNELKLNVNTIDGARIEFDDGWGLVRASNTSPVLVMRCEAENPERLAEIRKLIEDKIKELNG